aattctaaaatgaatataaacgaaataatccaTCATTTACATTATTTTAACTGCTAACTTAAACCCATACCTGGAGTATGTCTAGGCATATGTTGCCAAACTGATCAACATTTGGATGAAAGCAATTGGTCTCAAATTTGACTTGTGGCGGTTTAAATGGGTAATCCAGAGGAAAGCGCAGAGAGAGCTTATATGACAAACCCTCATATGCAGTTCCTTTTCCACCCTCAATTGTGCCAATCCATGTGAAGATGCTCTCGCCTTCAGGAAATGCCGATACACCAAGATCTCCACCACT
The nucleotide sequence above comes from Ricinus communis isolate WT05 ecotype wild-type chromosome 6, ASM1957865v1, whole genome shotgun sequence. Encoded proteins:
- the LOC8270735 gene encoding ubiquitin-conjugating enzyme E2 20 isoform X2 translates to MEMRPNPTVDNSQLHRRHAPSATPSKQPAATPNPVDTTSVSQRLQKELMSLMMSGGDLGVSAFPEGESIFTWIGTIEGGKGTAYEGLSYKLSLRFPLDYPFKPPQVKFETNCFHPNVDQFGNICLDILQANFNSPNQGSSRVVIVDSYKDIE